One genomic region from Arthrobacter sp. YN encodes:
- a CDS encoding DUF222 domain-containing protein: protein MEETGQSTALRAEWSPAVAALTAVRARRFLSMPDLVKAGFRDSTATVTWVGHFHDAGLLNSKPKSAPASSDTGPALADDSAQSTGSAPEPQRNPQTGHGSKSAQPVQRFDTQRPDPKAAGRRDLTAAGPDRTTDEPDRTAAGPDLTAAGPDLTALLDDSAALLDSARVSAANEASLLRFGEAADFAGKVEEIARSVEYLQVVAARAVERTRTEALTAGPGSSAAAPEWRTGWTEQATGETAPGATVPGAASVLDDGYWNAAQFLRARLRIGIGEAKRRLALAPDVLPQTGIAGQEIPARREILAQAVGSALVPSRSASIIIAALDKVRHLTDEDTLTRMEHALTTTAVETDPDFVTKMAKRWIDVIDHDGPEPTEEILRQLQGVFLRRRRRHGLHHLEIFATDEQYEILTTAMNVATNPRLTTTGTDADTAADADADQTGPAGPDLDRRTRPQKLLNGLTSACSLAMRTEKLPSNGGLPAQLTVTIGYQELLEQVHNHQHHNTGTATFIGPNQPSTRTETGTGTGTGIGAGAGAGTGTATFSGPMHPNTIRKIACDAEIIPVLLGSDSRVLDIGRTTRTFPPHIRKAITARDGGCAFPDCTMPAPWCEAHHTTYWSHGGTTSTDNGTLLCSHHHHLIHKEQWRIDMKTGVPWFIPPPHIDPHQTPRRNHHHTPQRT, encoded by the coding sequence ATGGAAGAAACAGGGCAGTCGACAGCACTGAGGGCGGAATGGTCCCCTGCTGTGGCTGCCCTCACCGCTGTCCGGGCACGACGTTTCTTGAGTATGCCGGACTTGGTAAAGGCCGGGTTCAGGGATTCGACGGCGACCGTCACCTGGGTCGGCCACTTCCACGACGCTGGGCTGCTCAACAGTAAGCCCAAGTCGGCTCCGGCTTCATCGGACACCGGCCCCGCGCTGGCCGACGATTCGGCCCAAAGTACAGGATCGGCCCCTGAACCACAGCGGAATCCCCAGACCGGCCATGGCTCAAAGTCTGCTCAGCCAGTCCAACGTTTCGACACTCAGCGTCCAGATCCCAAGGCAGCTGGCAGGCGGGACCTGACGGCTGCCGGGCCGGACCGGACGACTGACGAGCCGGACCGGACGGCTGCCGGACCGGACCTGACGGCTGCCGGACCGGACCTGACGGCGCTCCTTGACGACAGCGCGGCACTTCTGGACTCCGCACGCGTGTCCGCTGCCAACGAGGCCTCTCTGCTGAGGTTTGGTGAGGCGGCTGATTTTGCCGGCAAGGTCGAGGAGATCGCCCGGTCGGTGGAGTACTTGCAGGTGGTCGCGGCCCGAGCTGTGGAACGGACCCGGACCGAAGCACTAACGGCCGGTCCGGGGTCCTCGGCAGCAGCGCCGGAATGGCGGACCGGCTGGACGGAGCAAGCCACGGGCGAAACGGCTCCGGGGGCAACGGTTCCGGGAGCGGCCAGTGTCCTGGATGACGGATACTGGAACGCGGCGCAGTTCCTGCGGGCACGGTTGCGGATCGGCATCGGCGAGGCCAAGCGCAGGCTCGCTCTCGCCCCGGACGTCCTCCCCCAGACAGGGATCGCCGGGCAGGAGATCCCGGCCCGCCGCGAAATACTCGCCCAAGCGGTTGGTTCCGCGCTGGTGCCTTCCCGCTCGGCGTCGATCATCATCGCCGCCCTGGACAAAGTCCGGCACCTCACCGACGAGGACACCCTCACCCGGATGGAACACGCCCTCACCACCACCGCGGTCGAAACCGACCCGGACTTCGTCACCAAAATGGCCAAACGCTGGATCGACGTCATCGACCACGACGGCCCCGAACCCACCGAAGAAATCCTCCGCCAACTCCAAGGCGTGTTCCTCCGCCGCCGACGCCGCCACGGCCTCCACCACCTCGAAATCTTCGCCACCGACGAACAATACGAAATCCTCACCACCGCCATGAACGTCGCCACCAACCCACGCCTCACCACCACCGGAACCGACGCCGATACCGCAGCCGATGCCGATGCCGATCAGACGGGCCCCGCCGGCCCGGACCTGGACCGACGCACCCGACCACAGAAACTCCTCAACGGCCTCACCAGCGCCTGCAGCCTCGCCATGCGCACAGAAAAACTACCCTCCAACGGCGGCCTCCCAGCCCAACTCACCGTCACCATCGGCTACCAAGAACTCCTCGAACAAGTCCACAACCACCAACACCACAACACCGGCACCGCGACGTTCATAGGCCCGAACCAGCCCAGCACCAGAACAGAGACAGGGACAGGGACAGGGACTGGGATAGGGGCTGGGGCTGGGGCTGGGACAGGCACGGCAACGTTCAGCGGACCGATGCACCCGAACACCATCCGCAAAATCGCCTGCGACGCCGAGATCATCCCCGTCCTGCTCGGCAGCGACTCCCGCGTCCTGGACATCGGCCGCACCACCCGGACCTTCCCACCCCACATCCGCAAAGCCATCACCGCCCGCGACGGCGGCTGCGCCTTCCCCGACTGCACCATGCCCGCACCCTGGTGCGAAGCACACCACACCACCTACTGGTCCCACGGCGGCACCACCTCAACAGACAACGGCACCCTGCTCTGCAGCCACCACCACCACCTCATCCACAAAGAACAATGGCGCATCGACATGAAAACCGGCGTCCCCTGGTTCATCCCCCCACCCCACATCGACCCACACCAAACACCCCGACGCAACCACCACCACACACCACAGAGAACATAG
- a CDS encoding SACE_7040 family transcriptional regulator codes for MTGGPEASNNGTRAAATQRGQAKEVRRLALLSAAAGLFAENGFTRVSLEDLGAAAGVSGPAVYRHFPGKQAVLGELLLSVSRDLLDGGSRVVSESDDPLTALNGLIQFQVDFALSNPDVIRVQDRDFGSLSDADQAEVRSLQRSYVETWVDVLARIHTDADVPGLRVRAHAAFGLINSTPHSVRHHGRKIAAKSARPILEQMALAALTSA; via the coding sequence GTGACCGGAGGTCCGGAAGCAAGCAACAACGGCACCCGAGCCGCCGCCACGCAACGGGGGCAGGCCAAGGAAGTCCGACGATTGGCGTTGTTGTCCGCTGCCGCGGGACTTTTTGCGGAGAACGGCTTTACCCGCGTATCGCTTGAGGACCTCGGCGCCGCAGCGGGCGTCAGTGGGCCCGCCGTCTACCGACATTTTCCCGGCAAGCAAGCGGTCCTCGGCGAACTTCTCCTCAGCGTCAGCCGGGACTTGCTGGATGGTGGATCGCGGGTGGTGTCAGAGTCGGACGATCCCCTGACCGCCCTGAACGGCCTGATCCAGTTCCAGGTTGACTTCGCGCTCAGCAATCCCGACGTCATCCGCGTCCAAGACCGGGACTTTGGAAGTCTCAGCGACGCCGACCAGGCAGAAGTCAGGTCCCTCCAGCGGAGCTACGTTGAAACGTGGGTGGACGTCCTTGCCCGCATTCATACCGACGCCGATGTCCCCGGCCTCCGCGTCCGGGCGCATGCGGCCTTTGGTTTGATCAACTCCACACCCCACTCGGTGCGCCACCACGGCAGGAAAATTGCCGCAAAGTCAGCCAGGCCCATCCTGGAACAGATGGCCTTGGCTGCCCTCACTTCGGCATAA
- a CDS encoding carboxyl transferase domain-containing protein, whose protein sequence is METIASLIGTAGGTFEANREAQLALVAELKERLATAALGGPATSRERHIARGKLLPRERIDYLLDDGSPFLEIAPLAANGMYNDDSPGAGVIAGIGLVHGRHVLVISNDATVKGGTYYPMTVKKHLRAQEIALENKLPCIYLVDSGGAFLPKQDEVFPDKEHFGRIFYNQAKMSAAKIPQIASVMGSCTAGGAYVPAMSDETVIVRNQGTIFLGGPPLVKAAIGEIVTAEELGGGDVHSRISGVTDHLAENDQHALEIVRDIVATLPKPAQPAWDMSDVVLPPVVDPSGIYGVVPTDVNAQYDVREVIARLVDGSEFHEFKKNYGTTLVTGFAHLHGHPVGIVANNGVLFSESSLKGAHFIELCDQRGIPLIFLQNLSGFMVGKDYEQGGIAKNGAKMVTAVATARVPKLTVVIGGSFGAGNYSMCGRAYSPRFLWMWPAARISVMGGNQASSVLATVKRDQYEASGQEWSAEDEEAFKAPIKQQYEEQGSPYYSTARLWDDGIIDPADTRRVLGMALDVVSRQQLPETSFGLFRM, encoded by the coding sequence ATGGAGACAATTGCCAGCCTGATAGGAACCGCCGGCGGTACCTTTGAAGCCAACCGGGAGGCGCAACTGGCCCTGGTGGCAGAGCTGAAGGAACGCCTGGCGACTGCGGCTCTCGGCGGCCCGGCCACGTCGCGTGAGCGGCACATCGCCCGCGGAAAACTTCTCCCGCGGGAACGCATCGACTACCTGCTGGATGACGGCAGCCCGTTCCTTGAGATTGCACCTTTGGCTGCCAATGGCATGTACAACGACGATTCCCCGGGCGCCGGGGTCATTGCCGGCATCGGCCTGGTCCATGGCCGCCATGTCCTGGTGATCTCCAATGACGCCACCGTCAAGGGCGGCACCTACTATCCCATGACCGTGAAGAAGCACCTCCGGGCCCAGGAAATCGCTTTGGAGAACAAGCTTCCTTGCATCTACCTCGTGGATTCAGGCGGAGCATTCCTGCCGAAACAGGACGAGGTCTTCCCCGACAAGGAGCACTTCGGCCGGATCTTCTACAACCAGGCCAAAATGTCGGCGGCCAAGATCCCCCAGATTGCATCGGTCATGGGGTCGTGCACGGCCGGCGGTGCCTACGTACCCGCCATGAGCGACGAGACGGTCATCGTCCGGAACCAGGGCACCATCTTCCTGGGTGGCCCGCCCCTGGTTAAGGCAGCGATTGGCGAGATCGTCACTGCCGAGGAACTGGGCGGCGGGGACGTCCATTCAAGGATTTCCGGGGTCACCGACCACCTGGCCGAGAACGACCAGCACGCCCTGGAGATCGTTCGGGACATCGTGGCCACGTTACCGAAGCCGGCACAGCCGGCATGGGACATGTCCGACGTCGTCCTGCCGCCCGTCGTCGATCCTTCCGGGATATACGGTGTGGTTCCCACGGACGTCAACGCCCAGTACGACGTCCGCGAAGTCATCGCGAGGCTCGTGGACGGTTCCGAATTCCACGAGTTCAAAAAGAACTACGGCACCACCCTGGTGACCGGATTCGCTCACCTCCACGGGCATCCCGTGGGCATCGTGGCCAACAATGGCGTCCTCTTCAGCGAATCCTCACTCAAAGGCGCCCATTTCATCGAGCTCTGCGATCAGCGCGGCATTCCCCTGATCTTCCTGCAGAACCTCTCCGGCTTCATGGTGGGCAAGGACTACGAGCAAGGCGGCATCGCCAAGAACGGCGCCAAAATGGTCACCGCAGTGGCTACGGCCCGCGTGCCCAAGCTGACGGTGGTCATCGGTGGTTCCTTCGGCGCGGGCAACTATTCCATGTGCGGCCGCGCGTATTCGCCGCGGTTCCTCTGGATGTGGCCGGCCGCGAGGATCTCCGTGATGGGCGGAAATCAGGCCTCCAGCGTCCTGGCAACGGTCAAACGGGATCAGTACGAGGCCTCCGGGCAGGAATGGTCTGCTGAGGATGAGGAAGCCTTTAAAGCCCCCATCAAGCAGCAATACGAAGAACAAGGAAGCCCCTATTACTCCACCGCAAGGCTGTGGGACGACGGCATCATCGACCCCGCTGACACGCGGCGCGTCCTGGGGATGGCCCTGGACGTTGTCTCCCGCCAACAACTGCCCGAGACCTCCTTCGGTCTCTTCAGGATGTGA
- a CDS encoding ATP-binding protein codes for MTLPTTTTAPPTPAVAARTFSAVLVANRGEIACRVIRTLKEMGIRSVAVYSDADKDARHVALADTAVAIGGTAPAESYLKIDAVIDACRRTGAEAVHPGYGFLSENVEFAKALDAAGITFIGPGINAIDVMGDKIRSKNHVMTYGVPCVPGIAQPGLSDQELIDAAAAVGFPLLIKPSAGGGGKGMHVVERAEDMASTLVTARRVAASAFGDDTLFLERLISTPRHIEVQVLADNHGNVIHLGERECSLQRRHQKVIEEAPSALFESLPDGAEQRARIGEAACNAARSVNYSGAGTVEFLVSDEHPDEFFFMEMNTRLQVEHPVTEMVTGIDLVEWQVRIAAGEVLTVAQSDVVLRGHAVEARVYAEVPERNFMPSMGRIVALAEHGPSDATVSGHQTVQANVRIDSAMRHNLEITGDYDPMLAKVIAWGEDRTAALDTLDAALGRYTLLGVDTNVEYLRLLINDSEVRAGQLDTGLIERKLPSMSFRHAGSDELIAAALTLWLERTGSAPAGDAWASPDSWRVGARGAWTATLGIPGGNVATVSVTEEDGTVMASIDGGQPVNVRVADRSVDGIVLEFDGGLVTYAVGVDPRGQNGVSEQGSVRDIHIGTDGWSCRLEVLNRAERLRRMLAGIQRDEGAADPEVRSPMPGTVVSVSVSDGETVEEGRVLLAVEAMKMEHHLVASVAGTVHLTSKPGDLVKADQVLATIHVDAETTNTDEEIQP; via the coding sequence ATGACCCTCCCAACAACAACCACAGCGCCACCCACCCCGGCCGTCGCTGCCCGGACCTTCAGCGCCGTCCTCGTCGCCAACCGCGGAGAGATCGCCTGCCGCGTCATCCGGACACTGAAGGAGATGGGCATACGTTCCGTGGCTGTGTACTCGGACGCGGACAAAGATGCCAGGCATGTGGCCCTCGCCGATACCGCCGTCGCCATCGGTGGCACGGCACCAGCCGAAAGCTACTTGAAGATCGACGCCGTCATCGACGCGTGCCGCCGCACCGGAGCTGAAGCGGTCCATCCGGGCTACGGGTTCTTGTCGGAGAATGTTGAGTTCGCCAAGGCGCTTGACGCCGCAGGAATCACCTTCATTGGGCCGGGAATCAACGCCATCGACGTCATGGGCGACAAAATCCGTTCCAAGAACCACGTCATGACCTACGGCGTCCCCTGCGTTCCCGGCATTGCACAACCTGGACTTAGCGACCAGGAACTGATCGACGCTGCGGCGGCGGTAGGTTTTCCCCTGCTGATCAAACCGTCCGCGGGTGGTGGCGGCAAAGGCATGCACGTGGTGGAACGGGCTGAGGACATGGCGTCCACGCTCGTCACAGCGAGGCGCGTGGCAGCATCCGCTTTTGGCGACGACACCCTCTTCCTGGAACGGCTCATCAGCACGCCCCGGCACATCGAGGTCCAGGTGCTGGCGGACAACCACGGCAATGTGATCCATCTCGGCGAGCGCGAGTGCTCACTCCAGCGACGCCACCAGAAGGTCATCGAAGAAGCGCCGTCGGCCCTCTTTGAGTCACTGCCCGACGGCGCGGAGCAGCGGGCCCGCATTGGCGAGGCGGCCTGCAACGCGGCCCGTTCGGTGAACTACAGCGGTGCCGGCACCGTCGAATTCCTGGTGTCCGACGAACACCCCGACGAGTTCTTCTTCATGGAGATGAACACCCGCCTGCAGGTGGAGCATCCTGTCACTGAGATGGTCACCGGCATCGACCTCGTTGAATGGCAGGTGAGGATCGCCGCCGGTGAGGTGCTCACCGTGGCGCAGTCCGACGTCGTGCTTCGAGGCCACGCCGTGGAGGCGCGTGTTTACGCCGAGGTGCCGGAGCGGAACTTCATGCCATCGATGGGGCGGATCGTGGCGCTCGCAGAGCACGGTCCCTCGGATGCAACCGTTTCGGGCCATCAAACGGTGCAGGCAAACGTTCGGATTGATTCCGCCATGCGCCACAACCTGGAGATCACAGGGGACTACGATCCCATGCTGGCCAAGGTCATCGCCTGGGGTGAGGACAGGACGGCGGCGCTGGATACCCTTGATGCTGCGCTGGGCCGTTACACGCTGCTTGGGGTGGATACCAACGTGGAGTATCTGCGGTTGCTGATCAACGATTCCGAGGTCCGCGCCGGGCAGTTGGATACCGGATTGATCGAGCGCAAACTTCCGTCGATGTCCTTCCGGCACGCCGGTTCCGACGAACTGATTGCTGCTGCGCTCACGCTGTGGCTGGAGCGCACGGGATCGGCCCCGGCGGGAGACGCCTGGGCATCGCCGGACTCCTGGCGTGTTGGTGCCCGGGGCGCCTGGACGGCCACTCTGGGGATTCCCGGAGGCAACGTCGCCACGGTGTCCGTCACCGAAGAGGACGGTACTGTCATGGCAAGCATCGACGGTGGGCAGCCGGTCAACGTCCGGGTAGCGGACCGCAGCGTGGACGGGATTGTCCTGGAGTTCGACGGCGGCCTTGTCACCTACGCGGTTGGCGTGGACCCACGCGGGCAGAACGGTGTCAGCGAACAGGGCAGTGTCCGCGACATCCACATCGGCACCGATGGCTGGTCCTGCAGGCTCGAGGTCCTGAACCGCGCCGAGCGGCTGCGGCGGATGCTTGCAGGGATCCAGCGCGACGAAGGGGCAGCGGACCCGGAAGTGCGCTCGCCGATGCCCGGAACGGTGGTGTCGGTGTCGGTTTCCGATGGCGAGACGGTGGAGGAGGGCCGGGTGCTCTTGGCCGTCGAGGCCATGAAGATGGAGCATCACCTGGTGGCATCCGTTGCTGGAACCGTCCACCTCACCAGCAAACCCGGCGACCTGGTCAAGGCCGACCAGGTGCTCGCCACCATTCACGTAGACGCAGAGACCACAAACACAGACGAGGAAATCCAGCCATGA
- a CDS encoding CoA transferase subunit A produces MIDKVVASAAEAVKDIPDGASLAVGGFGLCGIPVSLIEALHSQGTTDLETVSNNCGVDDWGLGILLKDGRIRRTISSYVGENKEFARQYLAGELEVVLTPQGTLAEKLRAGGAGIPAFYTKAGVGTQVSEGGLPQKYDAEGNVALASSPKEVRTFNDADYVLEESLTPDFGLVHAWKGDRHGNLVFHATAMNFNPLCAMAAKTTIAEVEELVEPGELDPEHIHTPGIFVQRVVQATSSEKRIEKRTVALTPGSGTDQAGSDQAGIGQAGASQTGTER; encoded by the coding sequence ATGATTGACAAGGTTGTTGCCAGCGCCGCGGAAGCGGTGAAGGACATCCCGGACGGCGCCTCTTTGGCTGTGGGAGGGTTTGGGCTCTGCGGTATTCCCGTCTCCCTGATCGAGGCCCTGCACAGCCAAGGCACCACTGATCTTGAGACTGTCAGCAACAACTGCGGCGTGGACGACTGGGGCCTGGGCATTCTCCTGAAGGACGGTCGCATCCGCCGCACCATCAGCTCGTACGTGGGGGAGAACAAGGAATTTGCCCGCCAATACCTGGCGGGGGAGCTGGAAGTCGTCCTCACCCCGCAGGGAACTTTGGCGGAGAAGCTCCGCGCGGGTGGCGCCGGCATACCGGCCTTCTACACCAAGGCCGGTGTGGGAACCCAGGTGTCGGAGGGTGGGCTTCCGCAAAAGTACGACGCCGAAGGGAACGTTGCGCTGGCCTCGTCGCCGAAGGAGGTCCGCACCTTCAACGACGCCGATTACGTCCTGGAGGAGTCTTTGACGCCGGATTTCGGTTTGGTTCACGCGTGGAAGGGTGACCGGCACGGCAACCTGGTGTTCCATGCAACGGCCATGAATTTCAACCCGCTCTGTGCCATGGCGGCAAAGACCACCATTGCCGAAGTGGAGGAGCTGGTGGAACCCGGCGAGCTTGACCCTGAGCACATTCATACGCCGGGAATTTTCGTCCAACGGGTGGTGCAGGCGACCTCCAGCGAGAAGCGGATAGAAAAGCGGACTGTGGCGCTGACCCCCGGTTCGGGCACAGACCAAGCGGGCTCAGACCAAGCGGGCATTGGACAGGCGGGCGCAAGCCAGACAGGAACGGAACGATGA
- a CDS encoding acyl-CoA dehydrogenase family protein produces MSTFELNEEYQDLSDSVREFADEVVAPVSAKHDEEHSFPYEVVKQMGEMGLFGLPFPEEFGGMGGDYFALALALEQLGRVDQSVAITLEAGVSLGAMPVYRFGTDAQKEEWLPQLASGRSLAGFGLTEREAGSDAGGTKTNAHLENGEWVINGNKEFITNSGTDITTLVTVTAVTGQKQNADGSTKKEISTILVPTDTPGFRAEKPYNKVGWNASDTHPLTLDNVHVPEANLLGERGRGYANFLSILDEGRIAIAALATGAAQGCVDLSVKYAKERSAFGQNIGKYQAIQFKIARMQARAHTARLAYYDAASRMLAGKPFKTEAAIAKMVAGEAAMDNARDATQVFGGYGFINEFTVARHYRDSKILEIGEGTTEVQLMLIARELGL; encoded by the coding sequence ATGAGCACGTTTGAACTCAATGAGGAGTACCAGGACCTCAGCGACTCCGTCCGCGAGTTCGCCGACGAGGTTGTCGCTCCAGTGTCCGCCAAGCATGACGAAGAGCACAGCTTCCCCTACGAGGTTGTGAAGCAGATGGGGGAGATGGGCTTGTTCGGTCTGCCCTTCCCCGAGGAGTTCGGCGGAATGGGCGGCGACTACTTCGCCCTGGCACTGGCATTGGAGCAGCTGGGGCGGGTGGACCAGTCGGTGGCCATCACCTTGGAAGCCGGTGTCTCGCTGGGTGCCATGCCGGTGTACCGATTCGGAACGGACGCGCAGAAAGAAGAATGGCTGCCGCAGCTGGCGTCGGGACGTTCCTTGGCCGGGTTCGGCCTGACCGAGCGCGAAGCAGGGTCGGATGCCGGCGGCACCAAAACCAACGCCCACCTGGAAAACGGCGAGTGGGTTATCAACGGCAACAAGGAGTTCATCACCAACTCCGGTACGGACATCACCACCCTGGTGACGGTCACGGCAGTCACGGGCCAGAAGCAGAATGCGGACGGCAGCACCAAGAAGGAGATCTCCACCATCCTGGTGCCGACGGACACGCCCGGGTTCAGGGCGGAAAAGCCGTACAACAAGGTGGGCTGGAACGCTTCCGATACCCACCCGCTCACTCTGGACAATGTCCACGTTCCCGAAGCGAACCTGCTGGGGGAGCGTGGCCGGGGCTACGCCAACTTCCTGTCCATCCTTGACGAGGGCCGTATCGCCATCGCCGCACTGGCCACCGGTGCAGCCCAGGGTTGCGTGGACCTCTCCGTGAAGTATGCCAAGGAACGCAGCGCCTTCGGGCAGAACATCGGCAAGTACCAGGCCATCCAGTTCAAGATCGCCCGGATGCAGGCACGGGCCCACACCGCACGCCTTGCCTACTACGATGCCGCCTCCCGGATGCTGGCGGGGAAGCCGTTCAAGACCGAAGCGGCCATCGCTAAGATGGTCGCAGGCGAGGCAGCCATGGACAACGCGCGGGACGCCACCCAGGTGTTCGGCGGCTATGGTTTCATCAACGAATTCACGGTGGCACGCCACTACCGCGATTCCAAGATCCTTGAAATCGGGGAAGGCACCACCGAGGTCCAGTTGATGCTGATCGCCCGCGAGCTGGGTCTGTAA